From Ignavibacterium sp.:
GGTTCATCTTTTTTCCCACGAACTTTTTTTCTGAATGTAATGGAACCATCAAGACTTCCAACCATTGCATCGAGATAAAGTCCGTTGGGTTTAATTTCCGCAAAAGCTCCGATGGGAACCTGACATCCGCCTTCGAGTGCTTTGAGTAAAGCTCTTTCAGCAGTTACTGCGATAAAAGTATCGTTATGATGAATAGATTGCACAAGTTCAAAGGCAAAAAGATTTTCTGAATGAATTTCAATTCCCAAAGCTCCTTGCCCAACTGCCGGAAGAATTTCATCTTTACTAATGTATGATGAGATATACTTTTTCAGACCAAGTCTTTCGACTCCTGCACGAGCGAGTATAATTCCATCCCAATCAGATTCAAGAAATTTTTTTATTCTTGATGGAACATTTCCGCGAAGATCTACAACTTTAATATCCGGACGAAGATGCTGAAGCTGTGCTCTTCTTCTTAATGAACCTGTAGCCACAACAGCATTTTCAGGAAGTGAAAAAATTGTTGTTCCTTTTTTTCTGGCAATCAGAACATCTTCAACATCGTGACGCTTTGTAACTGCTGCTAATTTTAATCCTTCAGGTATCTGAGTTTGTAAGTCCTTGAGTGAGTGGACAGCCAAATCAATTCTTTTATTCAGTAATTCAACTTCAAGTTCTTTTGTGAATAGAGATTTGTCGCCAATTTTTGACAAAGCAACATCAAGGATTTTATCGCCTTTAGTTTTAATAATTTTAATTTCAACAGAAAGACCGCGATGTTTTTTTTCTAATTCCTTTTTAACAAAATTTGCTTGCCAAAGTGCAAGCTCACTACCGCGTGAACCAATTATTAATTTTTTATTCAATTTTTGTCCTGCTGATTTTGTTTATTTCCTGTTAGACCGAATAATTCTCTGATTACACTTAACTTAATTGAAGATAAATCTGAAGCGGAGTTTTCATCCGAAAGTTTTTTCAATTCAACAGTCGGATGATGCAATATTTTATTGATTATTCTTTTGGTAATTATCTCAAGCTTCTCTCTGTCTTCTTCAGAAAATTTGTTTATGTTCTTTTCAACTTCTTCTGCACGAATAGCTTCAAAGTAATCCCTCAGATCTTTAATTGTTGGAGCAACCTGAAGTGAATTATACCAATCAAAGAAAGCATCAAGTTCTTCCTGAATAATTTTTTCTACTTTCGGAATTTCATTCCGTCGCTTTGCGAGATTTTGCTGCACAATTACATTCAGCGAATCAATATCATGATAAAAAACATAATCAATATCTTTACAAGCCGGATCAACATCTCTCGGAATTGCAATATCCATTATAACGAGTGACTCATAATTTCTTTTCTTCATCGTCTTTTCAATATCATCCTTTGTAAGGATAATATTTTCAGAACTCGTAGCACTGATAATTATATCAAACTTGTGAAGATGTTCTTTGAATGTATCAAAAGGGAAGACTGCAG
This genomic window contains:
- the hemC gene encoding hydroxymethylbilane synthase gives rise to the protein MNKKLIIGSRGSELALWQANFVKKELEKKHRGLSVEIKIIKTKGDKILDVALSKIGDKSLFTKELEVELLNKRIDLAVHSLKDLQTQIPEGLKLAAVTKRHDVEDVLIARKKGTTIFSLPENAVVATGSLRRRAQLQHLRPDIKVVDLRGNVPSRIKKFLESDWDGIILARAGVERLGLKKYISSYISKDEILPAVGQGALGIEIHSENLFAFELVQSIHHNDTFIAVTAERALLKALEGGCQVPIGAFAEIKPNGLYLDAMVGSLDGSITFRKKVRGKKDEPEKLGKSLAKDLLRAGANKILEEVYNNSRK